A stretch of DNA from Flavobacteriales bacterium:
GCTATCTGCAGTTCTGGATGCGCCTCCATATAGCGCCTGATGGCCCCTTCGGTATCATCGGTCGAGCAGTCGTTCACGATGATGAGCTCCTTCTCGATACCTCCTGGAAGTCGTACTTCTCTCACCTTATCCAGAATCAGGTGGATGGTGCGCTCCTCATTGTAAGCTGGAATGATAATGGAAAGGGTGTCGATGATGGTCCTTGTGATGTGCTGATGAAAATAGCCGATCCTGTGTCTTCAGAAATGAGCGCTACACGCAATCATTCGATGACCTCTTCTTTCTGCTCGAAATCCTCCAGGTCATCTCCTCGCAAGAAGCGGAAGCGTTTGCGTGCTTCTGCTGCGTATAGACTGTTGGGGTATTCGATGAAAAGCTGCTTATACAATTCCATGGCCTCATCGGTGTCCTTGAAGACACGCTCTTGTAACTCGGCCCGCTCATAGAGCGCATTGTCGGCCAGAATATCATCGAAGTACATGGCCCCGATCTCTTGATACATGCTATCCGCCTGTATGAAATCCCCTTTTTTCTTGGCGATATCGGCACGTAGGTAGATGATCTCATCGTCCAGACTATGAAAGGGATACTCTGCATTGATACTATCCAAGGTGGTCACTGCTTCATCCAATCGGTTCTGGAAAGTGAGTAGATCGGCCATGGCATAGAGTTCCATGGGTCGCTGGATGGTGTCCAGATTATAGTTGTCCGTGATGAGCAGGGATAGATCCATGGCATCATTGGAGATCAATTTGCTAGTGGATGCTTTTAATACATCCAATTGCCCTTGGGCCCACTCGAAATCCCCTGCGTAGTAGGAGACACGTGCGTTGCGGAACTTGGCCTCTGCACCCAATGCATCTTCTTTGAAATCCTTCTCGACCTGCGAATAGTAGAGGGAAGCATCCCAGATGTACCCTTGCGTGAGCAAGGCATCTCCCAACTGTAGTTTTATCGATGCTCTGAACTCCTGCGAGATCCCTGGACTCCGCATCGCGCTATCCAAGAGTACGATAGCCTTTTCTCCATCGTGGATGTAATAGGCATTGAGCTCTGCCTGTTCAGACAGAAGCCGGGCCGACTCCGGTCCAGGACCCAACTCACTGATGGCCTCCGAAAATCTGCCCTCCAATGCCTTCACTTCTTCCAATGGGGGAAGAAGGTCATAGGTCAAAGCCTTTTTGGCCGAGACCAGTTCTAAGCTTTTTGCGGTCTCATAGTAGCGTGTGCCCGGACCCTTCTCGTCCACGATGTATCGGTAGCATTTGGCCGCTACGTCATAGGCTTCATTATTACTGCATAAGCTACCCAAGGCGACCATGCGTTTACCATCCTCCTGCAGGCGCTTGTCCATGGCCTTGGCCTGGACGAAGGCCGCATTGAACTCCTTCCGTTGCGTGAACAACCAGATCAACATCTCATAGTAGATGGGGTCAGTGGTAGACTGGGTCTTCTTGAGCAATGAACCCTTGAGCATATCCACCCGTGGATCATCCGACTCGAAATCGAAGGTGCGGTTCAGGTTGTTCTGGACGGTGCGCAAATACCCTTTATTATAACCGATGAGATTCATATACTCATCGATCATCTTCTCATGATCCCCTATGGTGCCATATAGACTAGCGATCTCGTAGCTATAGGGATAATTGTCGGTCGCTTGACGCTTGGCCTTCTCGTAGGTGCTCAAGGCATACTCGGCTTTGTTCTTGCGCACAAAGGCGTCTGCCAGTTTCTTGGCCTGAGCACGGCCCGGTCCTAGTTCCTTGATGGCCTTGTCGTAATTGTCCTTGGCCTTATCCGGCCTTCCTGATGTCTCTAACATGCTCCCGAGTTCCACATAGAGATCCAGTCGGGTGCGGTTCTTCTTAAGGTGCTTCTCTACCAGATCCTGCGCATCATCCATGCGGTCGGTCTCGGTGAGGCTTTTGAGATAGTACTGGAAATAGGTGTCGTTGGGCTTCTTCTTGTAGATATCCTCCAAGTAGAGCAGGGCTTTCTCATACTCACCATTCTGATAGTAGTAGGTGGCCAACTCCTCCTCGTTTCCCTGAGCGAGAATGAGCAAGGGAGAACATAGGATCAGGATCGTAAGAAGCTTTCGCATGCGGTCTTTGGCATCAATTATTGTTCCGAAGGTAGCGGGCCTAAAGCCTGTATCACACTATCCACCTGAGGCACCATTCGAAGATAACCCCTCCGACCCCTTGTCATCAAGGTGTCCAACTGATCCAATGTATTGCTGATCTTCACCATGGCCGACTGTTCATCTGCAATGAATTTCTGGGCCTGCTCCTTATCGATCGCCTGATTGACGAGATCGGTCTCCAAGTCGGTCAGTTGTTGAGCGCTGATCTCCAGTTCTTCTTGGATCTTCATGCGTTTCTGTGGAAGTCCCTTGAACACCTTGCTGAACACCTTGAAATCAGCCATGAGTAGGCTCAAGTCCCGAACCATGATTTCTACACGGGCATCGTAGTGATCGGTAACGGTGCGAATGCGTGACGTGACATCGGCAGAAGTCATGGGTAGACTATCTGGGTGGAGCCTCTTCAAGCGTGCCTGCTCTTGTGTCACTTTTTCTTGGAGGCGGTCGATCTGCCATCGCTCCTCGGTCAGATCGCTACAGCTGATAAGCCCGAGTACGATCAGGAATATACTTGCTCTTTTCATCGGATATAGTCGAAACCTGTGAATGGAACGAGCACTTCAGGGATCTTGATGCCCTCGGGGGTCTGATTATTCTCCAGCAGAGCTGCGAGGATACGCGGCAAGGCAAGTGCCGATCCGTTGAGTGTATGCGCCAATCGGTTCTTCTTATCCGCTCCGCGGTAACGGAGCTTGAGGCGGTTGGCCTGGAAGGTCTCGAAATTGGAGATGGAGCTTACTTCCAACCAACGCTTTTGAGCTGCAGAATAGACCTCCATATCGTAGGTCAATGCCGAGGTGAATCCCAGATCGCCTCCACACAAGCGTAGCTTGCGGAAAGGAAGCTCCAGCTTCCTGAGCAATTCGACTACATGGGCCACCATCTGCTCGAGCATGGCATAGGATCGATCCGGGTGTTCTATGACCACGATCTCCACCTTGTCGAATTGGTGGAGGCGGTTCAAGCCACGTACATCCTTCCCGTAGGAGCCGGCTTCCCGTCTGAAACAAGGAGTATATCCACTTTGTTTCACCGGAAGGTCCTCTTCCTTGAGGATCACGTCACGGTACATGTTCGTAATAGGCACCTCGGCTGTAGGGATCATATACAGGTCATCTACCTGCATATGGTACATCTGGCCCTCTTTATCAGGTAGCTGACCAGTCCCATATCCTGAAGACTCATTGACCACATGCGGAGGGATGACTTCTTGAAATCCTGCTTTCTCTGCCTCACCCAGGAAGAAATTGATAAGTGCAC
This window harbors:
- a CDS encoding tetratricopeptide repeat protein; protein product: MRKLLTILILCSPLLILAQGNEEELATYYYQNGEYEKALLYLEDIYKKKPNDTYFQYYLKSLTETDRMDDAQDLVEKHLKKNRTRLDLYVELGSMLETSGRPDKAKDNYDKAIKELGPGRAQAKKLADAFVRKNKAEYALSTYEKAKRQATDNYPYSYEIASLYGTIGDHEKMIDEYMNLIGYNKGYLRTVQNNLNRTFDFESDDPRVDMLKGSLLKKTQSTTDPIYYEMLIWLFTQRKEFNAAFVQAKAMDKRLQEDGKRMVALGSLCSNNEAYDVAAKCYRYIVDEKGPGTRYYETAKSLELVSAKKALTYDLLPPLEEVKALEGRFSEAISELGPGPESARLLSEQAELNAYYIHDGEKAIVLLDSAMRSPGISQEFRASIKLQLGDALLTQGYIWDASLYYSQVEKDFKEDALGAEAKFRNARVSYYAGDFEWAQGQLDVLKASTSKLISNDAMDLSLLITDNYNLDTIQRPMELYAMADLLTFQNRLDEAVTTLDSINAEYPFHSLDDEIIYLRADIAKKKGDFIQADSMYQEIGAMYFDDILADNALYERAELQERVFKDTDEAMELYKQLFIEYPNSLYAAEARKRFRFLRGDDLEDFEQKEEVIE
- the serS gene encoding serine--tRNA ligase gives rise to the protein MLEVNRIREEKSALIQALQKRGVSLGDTLDRILDTDDRRKKIQAESDGLLAESNSISKQIGELYKQGKREEAEALKARPAELKEDIQRLKEEMSAVEDEIRELLYTVPNAPHDSVPDGQSDADNEIVSTEGEVPSLHEGAKPHWELAEQYGLIDFELGVKITGAGFPVYMGKGAKLQRALINFFLGEAEKAGFQEVIPPHVVNESSGYGTGQLPDKEGQMYHMQVDDLYMIPTAEVPITNMYRDVILKEEDLPVKQSGYTPCFRREAGSYGKDVRGLNRLHQFDKVEIVVIEHPDRSYAMLEQMVAHVVELLRKLELPFRKLRLCGGDLGFTSALTYDMEVYSAAQKRWLEVSSISNFETFQANRLKLRYRGADKKNRLAHTLNGSALALPRILAALLENNQTPEGIKIPEVLVPFTGFDYIR